One Brevibacillus choshinensis genomic window carries:
- a CDS encoding S66 peptidase family protein, with amino-acid sequence MNKGKALRAGDTIGLVATSSPATEEVLQKSIAALESYGFKVKVSGACRETYGGYLAGTPQQRAFELNAMFADDEVDGIMCMRGGYGAPQILGMLDYDLIAQNPKLFIGYSDITALHTAIGQQSGLATLHGPMATSDIAHQLNSWTEQYLLRAMTRPEPLGPIINPPGEEMVCLVEGEAAGHVVGGNLALVAALMGTPYQVDTRGKLLFLEDIDEEPYRIDRMLTQLALGGLFADCAGIIIGTWTDCEPKKRDGFTVWDVFQNIVVPYQKPTIWNAQIGHGTTNMALPFGVEARLDATGCQLVIEESVTV; translated from the coding sequence ATGAACAAAGGAAAAGCATTACGGGCAGGAGACACCATCGGGCTGGTTGCCACCTCGAGCCCGGCCACGGAGGAAGTTCTGCAAAAATCAATCGCTGCGCTGGAGTCGTACGGCTTCAAGGTAAAGGTCAGCGGCGCATGCAGGGAAACGTATGGAGGATATCTGGCAGGCACGCCGCAGCAGCGGGCGTTTGAGTTGAACGCCATGTTCGCGGATGATGAAGTGGACGGCATCATGTGCATGCGGGGAGGATACGGCGCCCCGCAAATCCTGGGCATGCTCGATTATGACCTCATCGCTCAAAATCCAAAGCTGTTTATCGGGTACAGCGACATCACAGCGCTGCACACAGCGATTGGCCAGCAGTCTGGACTGGCGACGCTGCATGGTCCCATGGCGACATCCGATATCGCCCACCAGTTGAACAGCTGGACGGAGCAGTATTTGCTGCGTGCGATGACACGCCCAGAGCCATTGGGCCCGATCATCAATCCGCCTGGCGAAGAGATGGTGTGCTTGGTGGAAGGCGAGGCAGCGGGACATGTCGTCGGAGGAAATTTGGCGCTCGTGGCAGCTTTGATGGGAACTCCTTACCAAGTGGATACGCGCGGCAAGCTGCTGTTCCTGGAAGACATCGATGAAGAGCCTTATCGGATCGATCGCATGCTGACACAGCTGGCACTGGGCGGTTTATTTGCAGACTGCGCAGGTATCATCATCGGGACCTGGACGGATTGCGAGCCGAAAAAACGCGATGGCTTCACCGTATGGGACGTATTCCAAAACATCGTTGTGCCTTATCAAAAGCCGACGATCTGGAACGCCCAGATCGGCCACGGGACGACCAACATGGCCCTGCCTTTCGGTGTCGAGGCGCGGCTGGATGCGACAGGCTGCCAGCTTGTCATAGAGGAGAGTGTGACGGTATGA
- a CDS encoding M20 metallopeptidase family protein: protein MSALQTDRIWGQAQGILPWLSQVRRDFHQYPEFGMEEFRTQEQIIRYLDEMGIPYFKSAGTGVVGIIQGGLPGATVALRGDMDALPIEEANDTEYRSRVEGKMHACGHDAHMTCLLGAARILNDAKQELAGTVKLFFQPAEETVGGALPMIQEGVLENPRVEAVFGLHVSPDLEVGKIAVKYGQMNASSDDLYITVRGENGHGAYPHKGRDAIVIAAHVITALQTIVSRNVDPREAAVITLGVISGGTAANILAQEVKLTGTIRTLDKHVRKYVKERVREVAELTARSLGGEAEVVLDESYTSLVNDRAMVDLVKGCGETMLGAENVRVNEYPMMGVEDFAFFAENVPSAFYHLGVRNEEAGCIYPVHHPRFDLDERSLAIGAAMQAYNAITFLQEKK, encoded by the coding sequence ATGAGCGCATTGCAAACCGATCGCATCTGGGGTCAGGCCCAGGGAATTTTGCCGTGGCTCTCACAGGTCAGGCGCGACTTCCACCAGTACCCGGAGTTCGGGATGGAGGAATTTCGGACGCAGGAGCAAATTATCCGCTATTTGGACGAGATGGGGATCCCTTATTTCAAATCGGCCGGCACAGGAGTCGTAGGAATCATCCAAGGCGGCTTGCCAGGGGCTACGGTAGCACTGCGCGGAGACATGGATGCCTTGCCGATTGAAGAAGCAAACGACACTGAATACCGCTCGCGAGTCGAGGGGAAAATGCATGCTTGCGGACATGATGCCCACATGACCTGCCTCCTGGGTGCAGCGCGGATTTTGAACGATGCCAAGCAGGAGCTCGCGGGTACCGTCAAGCTGTTCTTTCAGCCGGCAGAGGAAACAGTCGGCGGAGCTTTGCCCATGATTCAGGAAGGCGTGCTGGAAAACCCTCGCGTCGAAGCCGTGTTTGGTCTGCATGTGTCTCCTGATCTGGAAGTAGGGAAGATTGCCGTAAAATACGGGCAAATGAACGCGTCATCGGATGATTTGTACATCACCGTGCGGGGCGAAAACGGTCACGGAGCCTATCCGCATAAAGGACGCGACGCAATCGTGATTGCTGCTCATGTGATTACCGCGCTGCAAACGATTGTTAGCCGCAATGTAGATCCGCGAGAGGCGGCGGTCATTACGCTGGGAGTCATATCCGGCGGGACAGCCGCGAATATTTTGGCGCAGGAAGTCAAGCTGACCGGAACCATCCGGACACTGGACAAACACGTTCGCAAGTATGTCAAAGAGCGCGTCCGCGAAGTGGCTGAGCTGACCGCCCGCAGTCTCGGCGGCGAGGCTGAGGTAGTCCTGGATGAGAGCTATACCTCACTCGTCAATGACAGAGCGATGGTCGATCTGGTAAAGGGCTGCGGGGAGACCATGCTGGGAGCGGAAAACGTGCGGGTCAACGAATACCCGATGATGGGTGTGGAGGATTTTGCCTTTTTTGCGGAGAACGTACCCAGTGCGTTTTACCATTTGGGCGTACGCAACGAGGAGGCGGGCTGCATCTACCCTGTCCATCACCCGCGATTTGACCTGGATGAGCGCAGTCTGGCTATCGGAGCAGCCATGCAGGCTTACAATGCCATTACCTTTTTGCAGGAGAAAAAGTGA
- a CDS encoding Dps family protein: MSITMSRPVTEVLNKQVANWSVMYIKLHHFHWYVQGPNFFTLHAKFEELYNEAAKYVDELAERLLAVGGKPVSTMKACIEQASIKEAAGGESADQMVQATVSDFTTLVSELKEGIRAAEAADDEATGDMFLGMTESLEKHVWMLKAFMGK; this comes from the coding sequence ATGAGCATAACGATGAGCCGTCCCGTAACCGAGGTGCTGAACAAGCAGGTTGCCAACTGGTCTGTGATGTATATAAAGCTCCATCACTTTCATTGGTACGTGCAAGGCCCGAATTTTTTCACCCTGCACGCCAAGTTCGAGGAGCTGTACAATGAGGCAGCCAAATATGTGGATGAACTGGCAGAGCGTCTGCTGGCCGTAGGCGGAAAGCCCGTGTCCACCATGAAGGCCTGTATCGAGCAGGCATCCATCAAGGAAGCGGCAGGGGGAGAATCTGCCGATCAGATGGTGCAAGCGACCGTGAGCGATTTTACGACCCTCGTGAGTGAGCTGAAGGAAGGCATTCGGGCTGCTGAAGCGGCAGACGACGAGGCGACAGGCGACATGTTTTTGGGAATGACCGAGAGCCTGGAAAAGCATGTGTGGATGCTGAAAGCCTTTATGGGGAAATAA
- the coaA gene encoding type I pantothenate kinase, with product MASPYVTFNREQWRALRASTPLTISDEELACLQGLNENVSMTEVADIYLPLSRLLNLHVGATQELYQATHTFLGNNDGKVPFIIGIAGSVAVGKSTTARILQTLLSRWPNHPKVDLVTTDGFLYPNRVLEERGIMKRKGFPESYDLRKFIRFLSDVKSGVEEVKAPVYSHLVYDIVPNEWQTVRQPDILIVEGLNVLQPPKDTENQQRISEVIVSDFFDFTIYVHADEKDILQWYVERFKLLRQTAFSNPSSYFRRYASLSDEEATNVATGIWQEINGANLRQNILPTRVRAQLILDKGQDHRVQSVKLRKL from the coding sequence ATGGCATCACCTTACGTGACGTTTAACCGCGAGCAGTGGAGAGCTCTGCGGGCTTCCACGCCGTTGACTATATCTGATGAGGAACTGGCCTGTTTGCAGGGTCTAAACGAAAATGTTTCCATGACAGAGGTAGCGGACATCTACCTTCCGCTTTCACGCCTGCTGAATTTGCATGTAGGAGCGACGCAGGAGTTGTATCAGGCGACGCATACGTTTCTCGGCAATAACGATGGGAAAGTTCCCTTTATCATCGGGATCGCCGGGAGTGTGGCCGTAGGAAAAAGCACGACTGCACGGATCCTGCAGACGCTCCTGTCCCGCTGGCCGAATCATCCCAAGGTGGATCTCGTGACGACAGACGGGTTTCTGTATCCGAACCGGGTGCTGGAGGAGCGCGGAATCATGAAGCGCAAAGGCTTTCCGGAGAGCTATGACTTGCGCAAATTCATCCGCTTCCTGTCCGATGTAAAGTCAGGGGTTGAGGAAGTAAAAGCTCCCGTCTATTCCCACTTGGTCTATGACATCGTGCCGAATGAATGGCAAACCGTGCGTCAACCGGACATATTGATTGTAGAAGGCTTGAATGTTCTGCAGCCTCCGAAAGACACAGAAAACCAGCAGCGCATATCTGAAGTCATCGTTTCCGACTTCTTTGATTTCACCATTTACGTGCATGCGGATGAAAAAGATATTTTGCAATGGTACGTAGAACGGTTCAAGCTGCTGCGGCAAACGGCCTTTTCCAATCCTTCTTCTTATTTCCGCCGCTACGCAAGCTTGTCTGACGAGGAAGCTACCAATGTCGCGACTGGCATCTGGCAGGAAATCAACGGAGCGAATCTCCGCCAAAATATTTTGCCAACCCGTGTCCGCGCCCAGCTGATCCTCGACAAAGGTCAGGATCATAGGGTGCAGAGTGTGAAGCTGCGCAAATTGTAG
- a CDS encoding DUF523 domain-containing protein, translating into MKMISACLIGCECRYDQKSCLNQELEQLLREGKVIPVCPEQLGGLPTPRPPAEIVGGDGFDVLDGNARIIDQKGNDVTEEFLTGARQALKLAQTVGATSAILKENSPSCGSSFVYDGTFSGKKVTGTGLTAALFRRNGIEVRSEQNHE; encoded by the coding sequence ATGAAAATGATCAGCGCTTGTCTGATCGGCTGCGAATGCCGTTACGATCAAAAGTCCTGTTTGAATCAGGAGCTGGAGCAGCTCTTGCGGGAGGGCAAGGTAATCCCAGTCTGTCCCGAGCAGCTCGGCGGATTGCCTACCCCGCGTCCGCCAGCGGAGATCGTCGGAGGAGACGGTTTTGACGTATTGGACGGAAATGCTCGCATCATCGACCAAAAAGGAAATGACGTGACAGAGGAATTCCTCACGGGAGCTCGCCAAGCGTTGAAGCTGGCGCAAACCGTCGGAGCAACGTCCGCTATTTTAAAGGAAAACAGCCCATCGTGCGGCAGCTCGTTCGTCTATGACGGCACGTTTTCCGGCAAGAAAGTGACCGGAACAGGGTTGACAGCTGCACTGTTTCGCAGGAATGGGATCGAGGTCCGATCCGAGCAAAATCACGAATAA
- a CDS encoding TetR/AcrR family transcriptional regulator — translation MVTSSKKSEPVPSANLNRRVERSRHAVLTTAFELLSEGGVASFSVDEVARRSGVAKTTIYRHWPTREALVIDACSRMIAEQETPDTGSLEGDVTAILMEIAHLLPTANWSFVLPSIVDTAERNPEFAEIHSRIQRGHAAPLREVLQRAVGRGELSAHADASTIVAALLGPLFYRRWFSREPIDDQFVKVIIKRVLSSL, via the coding sequence ATGGTGACTTCGTCTAAGAAATCTGAACCTGTGCCGTCCGCCAATTTGAACAGACGCGTCGAGCGTTCACGACATGCCGTCCTGACCACTGCGTTTGAACTGCTCAGCGAAGGCGGTGTGGCTAGCTTCTCCGTCGACGAGGTGGCGCGTCGTTCCGGGGTCGCTAAGACGACCATCTACCGCCACTGGCCGACGCGTGAAGCACTGGTGATCGACGCATGTTCACGGATGATTGCCGAGCAGGAAACGCCCGACACCGGCTCACTCGAAGGTGACGTCACGGCTATCCTGATGGAAATCGCGCACCTGCTACCGACGGCGAATTGGTCCTTCGTCCTGCCGTCAATCGTCGACACAGCCGAGCGCAACCCGGAGTTCGCGGAAATCCACAGTCGGATTCAGCGCGGACACGCCGCCCCCCTGCGAGAGGTCCTACAGCGCGCGGTAGGCAGAGGCGAGCTGTCGGCACACGCCGACGCGTCAACTATCGTCGCAGCTCTGCTGGGGCCACTCTTCTACCGCCGCTGGTTCTCACGCGAACCGATCGACGACCAGTTCGTAAAGGTGATCATCAAACGCGTACTCTCTTCACTTTAG
- a CDS encoding VOC family protein, giving the protein MNFASVRIITDDLDRLVVFYEKVTGVLAKRPAPVFAEFVLPTCTLAIGHSQTVQLFGAGSARAADNHTVIIEFRVHDVDAEYTRLKPLVDEWVQEPTTMPWGNRSALLRDPDGNLVNLFAPVTEEALERFSGRP; this is encoded by the coding sequence GTGAATTTCGCTTCTGTACGCATAATTACTGACGACTTGGATCGACTCGTCGTGTTCTATGAGAAAGTCACAGGTGTTTTGGCGAAGCGCCCCGCGCCTGTCTTCGCTGAGTTCGTTCTGCCAACGTGTACCCTGGCGATCGGCCACTCCCAGACGGTGCAACTGTTCGGCGCCGGTTCCGCGCGTGCGGCCGATAACCACACCGTCATCATCGAGTTTCGCGTCCACGACGTCGATGCCGAGTACACGCGCTTAAAGCCGCTTGTCGACGAGTGGGTACAGGAACCGACCACGATGCCATGGGGGAACCGCTCTGCACTGTTGCGCGACCCCGACGGCAACCTCGTCAATCTCTTCGCTCCGGTTACCGAGGAAGCGCTCGAGCGGTTCAGCGGCAGGCCTTAA